A window from Peromyscus eremicus chromosome 1, PerEre_H2_v1, whole genome shotgun sequence encodes these proteins:
- the Kank1 gene encoding KN motif and ankyrin repeat domain-containing protein 1 has protein sequence MVSLRAWEVCARVDRHCLKWRGAESRPGVLRPEAVLLWTCACEKADEVLNGDHNKEQKDPYFVETPYGFQLDLDFVKYVDDIQKGNTIKKVNIQKRRKPSVPCPEVRATPGHQGVWTSTESLSSSNSDDSKQCPSFLLARSHVTSTPIPRPPAPLETSPTFTIPENRQLLPPPSPQLPKHNLHVTKTLMETRRRLEQERVTMQMAPGEFRRPRLASFGGMGSTSSLPSFMGSGNHNSAMHQFQNGYQGNGDYGSYVPAAATTSSMGSSIRHSPLSSGISTPVTNVSPMHLQHIREQMAIALKRLKELEEQVRTIPVLQVKISVLQEEKRQLASQLKSQRAASQNDVCGVRKRSYSAGNASQLELLSRTRRGGGGELYIDYEEEEMESVQQSTQRIKEFRQLTADMQALEQKIQDSSCEAAPELQENGQCPPPECKSVAVGSDENMNDVVVYHRDFRSCKDTAVGTVTETRNFGISVTEAMLGVMTEADKEIELQQQTIEALKEKIYRLEVQLKETTHDREMTKLKQELQAAGSRTKVDKATMAQPLVFSKLVEALVPTRDQMVGSHVDTTDSCVGTSVQTSSVGISCQPDRRNQVVGPELPMTWWVVKERVETHDQCVGKSVETCDQSVGVEVSVCETGSNTEASGSDLTFLKTNLNLKDVRSIGCGDCSVDVIVCLPKECASRSMNTEAVGQEEAAVMAVPHTTNQHTSTTREQADQCTNTEAATLVESCTNTFLSTLDKQTSTQTVEIRTVAVGEGRVKDINPSAKTRSVGVGMVLSGNSGFDKPSAVKTKESGVGQISIHDNYLVGLKMRTIACGPPQLTVGLMGSRRSVGVGNECVGDLVEDLPQPQLASGVVTGLDHYIERVQKLLAEQQTLLAENYSELAEAFGEPNSQIGSLNSQLISTLSSINSVMKSASTEELRNTDFQKTRLGKSTGNHLECTKCGSLRSGGLLHVPTPQPEQETGMAEGKLVRGRDQFPTQGNTLPPVNLTDAQIATGLYVCPNNENTLKSIMKKSDGNKDSNSAKKNLQFIGINGGYETTSSDDSSSDGSSSSESDDECDTIEYPPEEEEEEEEEEEDTTRGMAEGQHAVNVEGFKSARVEDEMQVPECEPEKVEIRERYELSEKMLSACNLLKNNINDPKALTSKDMRFCLNTLQHEWFRVSSQKSAVPAMVADYIAAFEAVSPDVLRYIINMADGNGNTALHYSVSHSNFQIVKLLLDADVCNVDHQNKAGYTPIMLAALAAVEAEKDMQVVEELFGCGDVNAKASQAGQTALMLAVSHGRIDMVKGLLACGADVNIQDDEGSTALMCASEHGHVEIVKLLLAQPGCNGHLEDNDGSTALSIALEAGHKDIAVLLYAHVNFAKAQSPGTPRLGRKTSPGPTHRGSFD, from the exons ATGGTGTCCCTGCGGGCCTGGGAGGTGTGTGCGAGAGTTGACAGGCATTGCCTTAAGTGGAGAGGAGCGGAATCCAGGCCTGGGGTGCTGCGGCCGGAGGCTGTCTTGCTTTGGACCTGCGCCTGCG aAAAAGCAGATGAAGTTCTGAATGGAGACCATAACAAGGAGCAGAAAGACCCATATTTTGTGGAAACCCCTTATGGTTTTCAGCTCGACTTAGATTTCGTCAAATACGTGGATGACATACAGAAGGGGAATACTATCAAGAAAGTGAACATCCAGAAGAGGAGAAAACCATCTGTGCCATGTCCAGAAGTCAGGGCCACACCTGGTCATCAAGGTGTGTGGACTTCCACTGAATCCCTGTCATCCTCCAACAGTGATGACAGCAAGCAGTGTCCCAGCTTCCTCCTAGCCAGAAGCCACGTGACATCAACCCCAATCCCACGGCCACCCGCCCCACTGGAGACCTCACCCACTTTTACCATCCCAGAAAATCGACAGCTGCTGCCCCCACCCTCACCTCAACTCCCAAAGCACAACCTTCATGTCACCAAGACGTTGATGGAGACCCGGAGAAGACTCGAACAGGAGAGAGTCACCATGCAGATGGCACCGGGTGAGTTCAgaaggcccaggctggccagtTTCGGAGGCATGGGCTCCACGAGCTCCCTCCCATCctttatgggttctgggaaccacaATTCTGCCATGCACCAGTTTCAGAACGGATACCAAGGCAATGGGGATTACGGTAGCTATGTCCCAGCAGCGGCTACCACTTCCTCCATGGGAAGCTCCATCCGCCACAGCCCATTGAGTTCAGGGATCTCCACCCCTGTCACCAACGTGAGCCCCATGCACCTGCAGCATATTCGAGAACAGATGGCCATCGCCTTAAAACGCCTGAAGGAACTTGAGGAGCAGGTGAGAACCATCCCCGTGCTCCAGGTGAAGATCTCTGTTTTGCAAGAAGAGAAAAGGCAGTTGGCCTCACAGCTGAAGAGCCAGAGGGCGGCATCCCAGAacgatgtgtgtggtgtgaggaAGCGCTCCTACAGTGCGGGTAATGCCTCCCAGCTGGAACTGCTTTCCCGAACCCGGAGAGGCGGCGGCGGGGAGTTGTACATCGACtatgaggaggaagagatggagagcgTGCAGCAGAGCACGCAGAGGATCAAGGAGTTCCGGCAGCTCACGGCTGACATGCAGGCACTGGAGCAGAAGATTCAGGATAGCAGCTGTGAGGCCGCACCGGAGCTCCAGGAGAATGGACAGTGCCCGCCTCCGGAGTGCAAGTCTGTGGCCGTGGGTAGCGACGAGAACATGAATGACGTTGTTGTTTACCACAGAGACTTCAGGTCCTGCAAGGATACGGCTGTAGGGACGGTCACCGAGACGAGGAATTTTGGTATCAGTGTGACGGAAGCCATGCTCGGGGTGATGACTGAAGCTGACAAAGAGATTGAGCTGCAGCAGCAGACCATCGAGGCCTTAAAGGAAAAGATTTACCGCCTGGAAGTACAACTTAAAGAAACCACCCACGATCGGGAAATGACTAAGCTAAAGCAAGAGCTGCAGGCGGCTGGCTCCAGGACAAAAGTTGACAAGGCCACAATGGCCCAGCCGCTGGTCTTCAGCAAGTTGGTGGAGGCGCTCGTGCCAACCAGAGACCAAATGGTTGGCAGTCACGTGGACACAACGGATTCATGCGTTGGGACCTCCGTGCAAACAAGTAGCGTAGGCATCTCCTGCCAACCTGACCGCAGGAATCAAGTCGTGGGGCCTGAGCTGCCTATGACTTGGTGGGTCGTGAAGGAGAGGGTGGAGACGCATGACCAATGCGTAGGGAAGTCCGTTGAGACTTGTGACCAGAGTGTGGGTGTGGAAGTCAGCGTCTGTGAAACAGGCAGCAACACAGAGGCTTCTGGGAGCGACCTGACATTCCTCAAGACAAACTTGAACCTCAAAGACGTGCGGTCCATTGGTTGTGGAGACTGTTCTGTTGATGTGATTGTCTGCCTTCCCAAGGAGTGCGCGTCGCGAAGCATGAACACAGAGGCGGTAGGCCAGGAGGAAGCTGCTGTCATGGCGGTGCCTCACACCACAAACCAACACACCAGCACGACTCGGGAGCAGGCGGACCAGTGCACTAACACGGAGGCGGCCACCCTCGTGGAGTCCTGCACCAACACTTTCCTCAGCACTCTGGACAAGCAGACCAGCACCCAGACTGTGGAGATACGAACGGTGGCCGTAGGAGAAGGCCGTGTCAAAGACATCAACCCCTCCGCTAAGACTCGCTCTGTTGGTGTTGGGATGGTGCTGTCTGGCAATTCCGGGTTTGACAAGCCATCTGCCGTGAAGACCAAAGAGTCAGGCGTGGGACAGATCAGTATTCACGACAACTATCTAGTTGGTCTCAAAATGAGGACCATAgcttgtgggcctccacagttgACTGTGGGGCTGATGGGCAGCAGGAGGAGTGTAGGTGTTGGGAACGAGTGTGTAGGGGACCTCGTGGAGGATCTTCCTCAGCCTCAGCTTGCCTCTGGGGTGGTGACCGGTTTGGATCACTACATTGAGCGCGTGCAGAAGCTGCTGGCCGAGCAACAGACGTTGCTGGCTGAGAACTACAGTGAATTGGCTGAGGCTTTTGGGGAGCCTAACTCACAGATCGGCTCCCTCAATTCACAGCTCATCAGCACCCTGTCCTCCATCAATTCCGTCATGAAGTCTGCAAGCACGGAAGAGCTCAGGAACACTGACTTCCAGAAAACCAGGCTGGGTAAAAGCACAG GGAATCACTTGGAATGTACCAAGTGTGGAAGCCTTCGGTCGGGAGGGCTGTTACATGTGCCAACACCCCAGCCTGAGCAAGAGACGGGAATGGCGGAAGGGAAGCTCGTCAGAGGCCGTGACCAGTTCCCCACTCAGGGAAATACTCTGCCCCCAGTGAACCTCACAGATGCCCAGATAGCCACTGGCCTCTATG tatgtCCAAATAACGAAAACACACTGAAGTCCATCATGAAGAAGAGCGATGGGAATAAAGACTCGAACAGCGCCAAAAAGAACCTTCAGTTCATTGGCATCAATGGCGG GTATGAGACAACTTCAAGTGATGATTCCAGCTCAGACGGAAGCTCTTCTTCCGAGTCAGATGACGAGTGTGACACCATTGAGTATCCTcccgaggaagaggaggaggaagaggaggaggaggaggacaccacTCGGGGAATGGCCGAAGGGCAGCATGCAGTTAATGTTGAAGGTTTCAAGTCTGCCAGGGTGGAAGATGAAATGCAGGTTCCCGAATGTGAACCTGAGAAGGTGGAAATCAGAGAGAG GTATGAATTAAGTGAAAAGATGTTGTCTGCGTGCAACTTActgaaaaataacataaatgaTCCCAAAGCTTTAACCAGCAAAGATATG AGGTTCTGTCTGAACACCCTCCAGCATGAGTGGTTCCGCGTGTCCAGTCAGAAGTCCGCCGTGCCAGCCATGGTGGCTGACTACATCGCCGCTTTCGAGGCTGTCTCCCCGGACGTGCTCCGCTACATCATCAACATGGCGGACGGCAATGGGAACACCGCCCTGCACTACAGCGTGTCCCACTCCAATTTCCAGATCGTCAAGCTGCTTCTGGACGCAG ACGTGTGTAACGTCGATCACCAGAACAAGGCGGGGTACACGCCTATCATGTTGGCAGCACTGGCAGCCGTGGAGGCGGAGAAGGACATGCAGGTTGTAGAAGAGCTCTTCGGCTGTGGAGACGTCAACGCCAAGGCCAGTCAG gcaggacagacagcCCTCATGCTGGCCGTCAGTCATGGGCGAATAGACATGGTGAAGGGCCTTCTGGCCTGTGGGGCTGATGTCAATATCCAGGATGACGAGGGCTCCACTGCCCTGATGTGTGCCAGTGAACATGGGCATGTGGAGATCGTCAAGTTGTTGCTGGCCCAGCCAGGCTGCAATGGCCACCTGGAGGACAAT GACGGCAGCACCGCCCTCTCCATAGCCCTGGAAGCTGGACACAAGGACATCGCTGTTCTTCTGTATGCCCACGTCAACTTTGCAAAAGCCCAGTCTCCG GGCACGCCTAGGCTTGGAAGAAAGACATCCCCTGGTCCCACTCACCGAGGTTCCTTTGACTGA